ATGCTGACACAGGGGGCTGGCGGCGCGGCGGTCGTCACAATGGCTGGCGACGAGCGGCCGGGCGGCGCGGCGGCGGATGCGGGAGGGGCGTCGCCGCGCGAGGCCACGGCGCCAGGGTTTGACGCCGGCCACGGATCGCCGCAGGCGCAGGCGCTGTTGTTCCAGGCGCAGGCGGTGCTGGCCCAGGCCCAGGCGGTGCTGGCGCAGGTCCAGTCCAGGGGGATCGCCAGCCGGCCGGGGCGAGAGCCCAGGCCGTCCGCCGAACTGAACATGCTCAGCATCGGCCTGCGGGCCGTGTGGGCGCGGATCGGATATGGAATTTCCCGGCTGTTCGGCAGGGGGCGATGAGCCGGCGAGCGATGGACGCGGTCGGGATCAGCCGGGACGCGTCCGTCGCGACGGCCGGGGCGACGGCGCCACGCCGATGCGCGGGTCGCGCGCCAGCGTCAGCGAGACCAGCTGTTGCGCGACGGCTTCGAACGATTCGTCCTGCTGCGGGATGTACAGCCATTTCCCGAGCACGGCATGGGGTTGCAGGTTTGGAATGTCGCCGGTCAGCGACGCATGATGCGCCTGGGACGTTCCGACCAGCAGCCCGTCCCAGGGCGCATCGCGATCGGCCGCCACCAGGCAGAGCCGGCCGTCGAGGTAGGCGGCGTCACAGCCGAACATCTTCTTGAGCAGGTAGCCGGGATCACGCTCCAGCGGGTCGAAGACCCACAGCAGCGAGTTGGGGCGCGGGGCGCGCTGCTTCCTGGGCGGGGCGAAAAGAGGCGTGCGGCTGGACATGGCTGGCGGGAGCGGGAGATGCAACCTGGCCAGTGTAAGCCTGGAGCCTGGTCGCGGCTGACGCCTGTCGCTCGCACAGGATGAACGGCGACGACGCTGACGGTACACTGGCTGCTCGTTCAGCCACTGACCTCAGATCATGATCACCATGTCGCGCTGCTTGTCCTCCATTGCCCTGTCCGCTCTGCTGACGGCGGGCGCCGCGCATGCCGCGCCCGCGGATTGCCCCGAGGCCGCCGGCATCGTGGCCGCGGCTTACCAGGACGCCTCGGCGCCGGACAAGCTGGGCCGCATCCGCCTGAGCGGCAGCGGCGACTTCATCGCCTTGCAGAGCGGGAATCGCAGCAATCCTTTCGCGGTCACCTGCAAGGCCTGGCCGGCCAAGCCCGAGCTGCTGCTGGCCGCCGTGCCGGTGATGCGCGACCTGTCCGGCGCGAAGGCGGCCGACGGCCATGACGGCGACCTGGACGTGCTGGTGCTTGAGCGCGCCACCTTGCAGCCCTTGCGCAAGCGCCGGCTGCCCGGCCTGATGAAGGATGACGCGGTGCGCCTGACCGGCGTCGTGTTCGACACGGCGCGCTACGATCTGTCGCAGGACGAGCGGGCGTTCGGCATACGCGTCACGCGCAGCGCCTCGTCCACCGGCAGCATGCAGGGCGAGACCAGCCTGCGGCTGTTCGTGATGAGCGAGCATGAGCTGCATGTGGTACTGGACGGCCTGCTCGTCAGCCGGCTGCAAGGCGCTTGGGAGAACGAGTGCGACAGCCGCGAGGAAAAACGCGACGTGACGCTGTCCGTCGACGCGGCCAAGAGCGCGGGCTATCAGAATCTGGTCGCCACCGACACGCGCGTATCGCGGGTCTACGCGCCGCAGGGCGCCAAGTGCGTGGATCGGGTGACGGACAAGACGACGGCGCGCCACACGCTGGCCTTCGACGGCAAGACCTATTCGATTCCCGAGTCGCTGCGCGCGCCGGACCGGCGCCCGGGTAACTGAACCGTGTTCCACGCAGGCCGCCTCTTCCCGCGTTGTGCCGTGGCCTGTTTCGGATCGGCCATGAGCCTTGCGCGTCCCCTGGCCGCCGCGCTTTGTCTTGGCGCGCTCTCGACCCTGTTTGCCGGCGCCGCGCAAGCCGCGCCCGACGCCTGCCCGGACGACGCGGACATCGTCCGCGCCCTCTATCCCGGCGTTCAGGCGCCCGATGCGCGCGGCCGCGTGCATGTGCCCGGCACGGACGCCGTCATCCTGGTCGCCAACGTGGCGGCGGGCGATCCCTTCGGGCTGACCTGCAAGGCCTGGCCGGCCAATCCGGACCTGCTGCTGGTGGCGGTGCCGCTGATGCGTGACCAGTCGGAGGCCGAGGCCGCCGACGGCCACGAGGGCGATCTGGACGTGCTGGTGCTGGAGCGCGCCACGCTCAAGCCGCTGCGCCAGCGCCGGCTGAAGGGGCTGATGATGGACGACGCGGTGGCCCTGACCAGCCTGACGTTCGATACCGCCCGCTATGACCTGATGCCGGACCGGCGCGCCTTCGGCATCCGGATCTCGCGCGCCGCGGGCTCGCGCGTCAGTCTGTATGGAGAATCCAGCCTGCGGCTGTTCGTGATGGGCGAGCGGGAACTGGAGATGGTGCTGGACGGCATGGTGGTCAGCGGGACCCGAGGCGACTGGGACACCCGCTGCGCCGGCGATGTCGAGGAGCGCAAGGTGACGGTGGGCCTGGGCAGCGGCAGCAGCCAGGGCTACCGCGACCTGTCGCTGACCGAGGCGCGCGAGCGGCGCCTGTTCGAAACCCAGGGCGATGATTGCGGCGAGCGCACCGTCGGCAAGGACAAGATCCGGCACACGCTCAGGTTCGAGGGCAAGGGCTATGTGATACCCGAGGCGCTGCGGTCCATGGACCGCGCCTTCGTCGAAGGTAGCGGCCAGCCCTAGGGCGGGCTGCGGCTGGCGGGCGCTAGTCCCGCAAGCGCAGCGCGGCGTCGCGGACCCGCTGTTGCAGCCAGGCCAGCGCGGCGTCGCCGGGCGCGCGCCGGCTGCACACCATGTCGATGGAGAAGGGACCGGGGTCCACCTCGGCCGGCAGCGGCCGCAGCGTGAGCCCGTCGCCGGCCAGCCGCGCGGCGGCGCGGCGCGCCAGCGTGGCGATCAGGTCGGTGCCCCGCACCGCGTGCGGCAGCGCCACGATGTGCGCGAAGGTGCAGGCCACGCGCCGCTTGCGGCCCAGGCGCGCCAGGCTGGCGTCGACCACGCCGCGCGCCGAGCCGTCGTCGCTGGGCGTGAACAGGGCGTGGGGCAGGGCCAGATAGCGTTCCAGGTCCAGCTTGCGGCCGCGCAGCGCCGGATGGCGCTGGTCGGCGATGCAGACGAAGCTCTCGTCGTACAGGCGTTCGGACAGCATGCGCTTGGGCGGTGCCAGATGGCCGCCAATGGCCAGGTCCACGCTGCCATTGTCCAATTGTTCATAGAGCTGGGCGCGGTCCAGCCGCGCCACGCGCAGGTCCGCCCCGGGCGCGTCGCGCCGCAGCGCGGCGACGATGTGCGGCACGATGACCACATCGGCGTAATCACTGGCGGCAATGGTGAAGCGGCGGCCCTGCGCCGAGCCCGGATCGAAGGGCGCGCCCTGCGCCAGCGCCTGCCGGATCTGGTCCAGCGCCGCGCTGACGGCGGGCATCAGCGCGTCGGCCTTGGGCGTGGGCTGCATGCCCTCGGCCGTGCGCAGGAACAGCTCGTCCTGGAACAGCCGCCGCAGCCGCCCCAGCGCGCTGCTCACGGAAGGCTGGGCGCGATGGATGCGCTGGCCGGCCAGCGTGACGTTGCGGGTGTCGTACAGGGCCTCGAAGGCGACCAGCAGGTTCAGGTCTATGGCAGCGAGATTCATGCCATCAATATTACGAATACTGAATATCGATTTCAACAATTTGGCAGGCCCGGCATAGGATGACATGGCTGCGCGCCGGATTGTTGGCCGGATCGGCGCGGCACTGCCTTCTTTCTCATCCGCTTTCAGGACCACGCCATGCCCACCGTGCTGCTCACCGGTATCGAACCCTTCGACGGGGAAACCATCAACCCTTCCTGGGAGGCGGCGCGCCGGCTCGACGGCGCCGTCATCGGCGGCGCCACGGTGGTTGCTCGCCAGCTGCCTTGCGTGTTGAGCGAGGTGCTGGACCGGCTGCACGGCGCGCTGGAAGAGACGCGGCCGGACCTGGTGGTGTGCCTGGGCCAGGCCAGCGGCCGGTCCGACGTGTCGGTCGAGCGGGTGGCCATCAACCTGGTGGACGCGCGGATTCCCGACAATGCCGGCCGCCAGCCCATTGACGAGCCGGTGATCGCCGGCGGTCCGGGCGCGTACTTCTCGACGCTGCCGGTCAAGGCCATCGTGCGCGCGCTGCGCCAGGCCGGCGTGCCGGCTTCGGCCTCGCTGACGGCGGGCACCTACAACTGCAACGCCATCTTCTACGGTCTTTCGCACTACATCGCCACCCGGCGGCCCGAGCTGCGCGGCGGCTTCGTGCACGTGCCGTACCTGCCGGAAATGGCGGCCGCGCATCCCGGTCAGCCCAGCATGGCGCTGGATACGCTGGTGGCCGGCGTGCGGCTGCTGATCGCCACCGCGCTGGAGGTGCGCACCGACATCCGCGTCGTCGGCGGCGCGGTCAACTGAAGGGGGCGCGATGAGCAAGGGATATGCGGACGCGGCCGCGTTCGAGCTGGACGGCGCGCCGTTCCGTCATGCGCGGGTCGAGGTGGACGGGCTGGGCTATCACGTGGTGGAGGGCGGCGAGGGTCCGGCGCTGATCCTGCTGGCCGGTTTTCCGCAGAGCTGGTACGCGTGGCGGCGGGTGATGCCGCTGCTGGCGCCGCACTTCCGCGTGTACGCGGTGGACCTGCCGGGCCAGGGCGATTCCGACAAGCCGCTGGACGGCTATGACACGCGCACCGCCGGCGAGCGGCTGCGCGCCTTGTTCCACACGCTGGGACTGACGCGCTATGCGCTCGCCGGCCACGATATCGGCGCCTGGATCGCCTATCCGTATGCCGCGCGCCATGCCGACGAGGTGGAGCGGGTGGTGCTGCTGGACGCCAACATTCCCGGCGTGACGCTCAAGCCCGCCATCGAGCTGGGGCCGGACAACTGGAAGAGCTGGCACTTCCTGTTCAACTCGGTGCCGGATCTGCCCGAGGCGCTGCTGCAGGGGCGCGAGCGCATCCTGATCGAGTGGTTCTTCAGCCGCAAGACGGCCAACAAGCCCGGCGTGTTCAGCGCCGCCGACATCGACGAGTACGAGCGCGTCTACCAGACGCTGGGCGGCCTGCGCGGCATGCTGGGCTACTACCGGGCGGCGCACCAGGACGCCTTGCAGAACCGCGAGCTGCGCGACGCGCCGTTGACGGTGCCGGTGCTGGCGCTGGGCGGCGACCGGGGCAGCGCGCCCAATCTGTACGAGGCGTTGAAACCGCTGGCGCGCGACCTGCAGGGCGGGGTGTTGAGCGACTGCGGCCATTACATACCGGAAGAACAGCCGCGCGAGCTGGCGCGCAGGATGCTGGCGTTCCTGCGGGGATAGCGCGGCGACCGGGGCGATGCGATCGGCGCCAGGCGGAACGCGCCAACAAAAACGCCGGAGCCTGCGCTCCGGCGTTCCCGCTTGATCAACCGCGATCCAGGCTCAGCTGCCCACCGCCGTGCCGTCCTGCTTCCAGATCACCACCGTGGCCGGACGCGGCCGGGTGGCGCTGGCGCCGTCCGGCCATTTCGAGGCGATCAGCGGATTGTTCTGCGCATCCGTCACGCTCGGGCCTTCGCCTGGGTGCTGGATGTTGATGAACAGGTACTTCAGGTCCGGCGTCCAGGTCAGGCCCGTCACTTCGCAGCCGACCGGGCCGGTCATGAAGCGGCGGATTTCCTTGCTGCCCGTGTTGGCGACCAGCATCTGGTTGTTGCCCTGGCCGGCGTAGGCGCCGGTGTTGGAGTAGTTGCCGTCGGTCTCGATCCACAGCAGGCCGCGCTTGTCGAAAGCCAGGCCGTCGGGGCTGTTGAAGGTGTTCTCGGCGGTGACGTTGGCCGAGCCGCTGCGCAGGTCGGTGCGCGGATACAGCGTGGGGTTGCCGGCCAGCACGAAGATGTCCCATTCGAAACTCAGCGAAGCCGGGTCGCCGCTCTTTTCGCGCCAGCGCACGATCTGGCCGTAGACGTTGTTGGCGCGCGGATTGGCGTCGTTCGGGCCGGGGTGCTTGGTGCCAGGGTAACGGTCGTTGCCGCTGCCGCGCGAGCTGTTGTTGGTCAGCGTGACGTAGGCCTCGCGCGTCACCGGGTGGGTGGTGATCCACTCGGGACGGTCCATCGGCGTGGCGCCCACGGCGTCGGCCGCCTGGCGGGTCTTGACCAGCAGTTCGCCCATGTCCTGGTTGAACAGCGCGCCCAGCGTGCCGCCGGCCAGCGCCGGAGTGTCCAGCTTGAGCGGGATCCATTCGCCCACGCCCATGGCGTCGCCCTGCGCGGCGCCGTCCAGGAAGCGCGCCACGTACAGCGTGCCCTTGTCCAGCAGCAGGCGGTTCAGCGCCGGGCGGGCCGGGTCGTACTTGCCGTCGGAGACGAACTTGTAGATGTACTCGCTGGCCTGGTCGTCGCCCATGTAGACCACGACGCGCTTGTCGTCGGCCAGCGTCATGGCGGCGTTTTCGTGCTTGAAGCGGCCCAGCGCGGTCAGCTTCTTGGGCGTGGAGTTCGGATCGAACGGGTCGATCTCCACGATCCAGCCGCAGCGGTTGTATTCGTTGGGCTCGATCGACCAGTTGAAGCGGTCGTCGAAGTAGTCCCAGCGGTACGAGCTGCTGGAGGTCTTGCCCGTGCCCTTGTAGCGCTCCATGTGGCGCTGGTACTCGGTGTCGGGGTAGTTCACCGAGGCGGGCGCGGCGTTGCTGATGCCGAAGTAGTCGGTGAAGTTCTCTTCACAGGTGAGGTAGGTGTTCCACAGCGTGTAGCCATTGCCGCAGTTGCCGAAGGTGCCGAAGCAGCGCGTGCCGGACGGGTCCGCGTTGGTCTTGACCAGGCGGCTGCCGGCGGCCGGGCCGACCAGTTGCATGGCGACATTGGCGTTGACGCTGCGGTTGAACGGCGAATCCAGCACCGGCTCCCACTTGCCGTTGTTCAGGCGGATGTGCAGCACCGACACGCCATGCGCGTGCTGCGACTTGCGCACCCAGTCCAGGTTCCACTGGGCGTTGCCCGGCACCACGCCCACGGGGTAGAAGTACTCCGGCGTGGTGTATTCGTGGTTGGTGACCATCAGGCCTTCGACGCTGCTGCCCGTGGCGCTGTCGGTGCCGTCGATGGGGAAGAAGTGCATGCCGTCATGGTTGTAGCCGATCTGGCGCGCCTGATCGGCGCCGCCGTTGCTGGCGTCGGCCTTGAAGGCGGGCGCGCCGGCGAACAGCGGATCGCCCCAGCGGTTGAGCACGGCGTACTGGTAGCCCTCGGGCACCACGACGGTGTCGGCCGTGCTCACGGGCACGGCCTTGAAGTTCAGGTCGACCGGCTTGGGCTGCTCCGGCGTGGGCTTGCCCGGCGTCGTGGGCTTGGCGGGAGAATCATCATCGTCATCGCTGCCACAGGCGGTCAGGCCCGCGCCCATGAAGCCGACCGCGCCGGCGCCCAGACCGGCCTTCAGGAAGCCGCGGCGCGACAGCACGCGGCTCACCACGTCGTTGAAATGGGGGGCGGTGGACGCGTTGGACGGGATGTCGTCCAGATCCGGAGTGCTCATCAGTGTTCCCGTGATGTGTCATTCGTGTGACAGACGCCACCTCGGCGCTGCCTGCGAGCATCATCGTTCGGGAACATTGCCCGGGAATGACAGCAAACTGAAAGCGTTAGGACAGCGGGGCCGGGCGGATGAACTGCTGTTCTGTGACCGTCGAACCCCATTGCTCTCCGGCTTCCTCGCGCACCAGCTGGAAGCCGACCGATTCATACAGCTTGCGGGCCGCATCGAGTCCCTTGAAGGTCCAGAGCCGGGTGGCGGCGAAGCCGAGCCGGTCGCAGTAGGCCACGGCCTCGGCCAACAGCTGGCGGCCCACGCCGCTGCCGCGACAGCCGTCGTCCAGGATGAACCAGCGCAGGTGCGCGTGGTTGTTGCCCAGGTCCTGGCCGTCGATGGCGACCGAGCCGACGATGCGGTCGTTCAGCAGCGCCAGCCAGACATGGTTGCCGGTCTGGTTGAGCCGGCCGGCGAATTCGGCCACGCCGGTCGCGACCTGGCTTTCGAAGAACTGGCCGAAGCCCGCGTGGCGCGCGTAGAACGCGGCGTGCATCTCGGTGATGCGGCCGATCATGCCGGGCTGGTAGCCGGCGTGGATCGTGATCGGATTGGATGCGCCGGGCCGGAACGCCTCGTCGTTTTCGCGGCAGGCCTGCAAGGCCTGGGCATAGGCGCCCAGACCCTGGGCCACGGCCTGGCGCTGCGAGGGATTGAGCCGCGCCATCGCGGTGTTGACCTGCATCCGGCCATAGGCGTGGATCTGGTCCACCTTGCGCTTGCCGGCCCGGGTCAGCGACAGCTGCTTGACGCGGGCGTCGTCGCCGGCCACGGCTTCCTCCAGCTCGCCGGCCTCGATCAGCTTGGCCAGCATGCGGCTGATGCTGGACTTGTCCAGGCCCAGGAAGGGCGCGAGCTGCGCCGCCGTCATGGCGCCGCGCGCGTCGATCTCCAGCAGCGTGTGCACCGCCGAGGCGGAATGGCCGCTGGCCGCCAGCGTGGACTGCATGAAGCCGAGTTCGCGGACCATGCTGCGGGACGCGGCGCGGATGTCTTCGACGAGGGATGGGTCGGTGCTCATGGCGGCTCCATGGTGGGGCGATGCAGGATTGGTTGTATCGTACAACTAATGTTCCGGCCGCGTCCAGCGTCGTGCAATGGCAAGGGGCCGCCCGGAGCCGGCGGCCGGTCTTCAGGTGGAATCGAACAGGCGCAGGATGGCGTCGCGCGCGTGGACAGTGCGCGGATTGCGCATCGCGCCCTTGTTCCAGACCAGGTACAGATCATTGCGCTGTGCGACCGCGCGGCGCGGGGCCAGGGCGGCCAGGCGGCCGGCCTTGAGGGCAGGCGCGCACAGATAGTCGGGCAGGACGGACCAGCCGTGGCCCGCGATCACCAGGTCCTGGATGATGCGCAGGTCCGGGATGGTCATGGCCGCCTGCAAGGCGGGGGGCAGGCGGAACATCGCGTTCCAGACAGGTCGCACCAGGGGCAGGTCCTCGTCGTAGGCGATGAGGGGCAGCGATGCCAGTCCGGCGGCCAGGGCGCGCTTGTCCAGGCTGGCCGCCAGCGCGGGCGCGAGCACCAGCTGGAACCGCTCGGTGAGCAGTCTGGCGTAGCCATGCGCGCGCTCGTCGGGCAGGGACGCGGTGACGGCCAGGTCGGCGCTGGCGTCGCCGAGCAGGCCGTAGATGCGTTCGCGGTTGCCGGTGTGCACGCGGATCCGCAGGCCTTGCTCCATGAGCGGCGCCAGTCCGTCGGCCAGCCGCGCGGCGATGAAGTCGGCGGGGCCGGCGATGTGCAGCGTGCCGGACAGGTCACCGCCCAGCTTGTAGCTGGCCAGGCGGGCCTGCAAGCCGTCGAGCATGGGGCCGACGGCGCGCGCCAGTTCATGGGCGGCGTCGGTGGGGGTGACGCCGCGCGCCCGCCGCAGGAACAGCGGCTTGCCGACGAAGGCTTCCAGCGCCTGGATGTGCAGGGACGCTGCCGGCTGGGTCATGCCCAGGCGTTCGGCGGCCCGCGAGAAAGATGAGAGCCGATAGGCCTCGATGAAGGTATGCAGATGATCCAGGTGGCTCATGGCGTCGTGCCGCCGGGCGGCGCGTGGTGGCCCCAGCCATAAGAAAAATTGGCCTGAGGGCATGAAATCATCATTTTATCTATCGCTGGCGCTTGCCTAGAGTGTGCGCGTGTCTTGATTCACGCTTCATCCTCAGAGGGTCCATCATGCCGTTCGTGGTTTATCTTTTCGCGCTCAGCGCATTCGCGCTGGGCCTGGCCGAGTTCGTGCCGATCGGCTTGGCGCACGCCATCGCCC
The Achromobacter sp. AONIH1 DNA segment above includes these coding regions:
- a CDS encoding LysR family transcriptional regulator, translated to MNLAAIDLNLLVAFEALYDTRNVTLAGQRIHRAQPSVSSALGRLRRLFQDELFLRTAEGMQPTPKADALMPAVSAALDQIRQALAQGAPFDPGSAQGRRFTIAASDYADVVIVPHIVAALRRDAPGADLRVARLDRAQLYEQLDNGSVDLAIGGHLAPPKRMLSERLYDESFVCIADQRHPALRGRKLDLERYLALPHALFTPSDDGSARGVVDASLARLGRKRRVACTFAHIVALPHAVRGTDLIATLARRAAARLAGDGLTLRPLPAEVDPGPFSIDMVCSRRAPGDAALAWLQQRVRDAALRLRD
- the pcp gene encoding pyroglutamyl-peptidase I produces the protein MPTVLLTGIEPFDGETINPSWEAARRLDGAVIGGATVVARQLPCVLSEVLDRLHGALEETRPDLVVCLGQASGRSDVSVERVAINLVDARIPDNAGRQPIDEPVIAGGPGAYFSTLPVKAIVRALRQAGVPASASLTAGTYNCNAIFYGLSHYIATRRPELRGGFVHVPYLPEMAAAHPGQPSMALDTLVAGVRLLIATALEVRTDIRVVGGAVN
- a CDS encoding alpha/beta fold hydrolase, whose product is MSKGYADAAAFELDGAPFRHARVEVDGLGYHVVEGGEGPALILLAGFPQSWYAWRRVMPLLAPHFRVYAVDLPGQGDSDKPLDGYDTRTAGERLRALFHTLGLTRYALAGHDIGAWIAYPYAARHADEVERVVLLDANIPGVTLKPAIELGPDNWKSWHFLFNSVPDLPEALLQGRERILIEWFFSRKTANKPGVFSAADIDEYERVYQTLGGLRGMLGYYRAAHQDALQNRELRDAPLTVPVLALGGDRGSAPNLYEALKPLARDLQGGVLSDCGHYIPEEQPRELARRMLAFLRG
- a CDS encoding PhoX family phosphatase, whose amino-acid sequence is MSTPDLDDIPSNASTAPHFNDVVSRVLSRRGFLKAGLGAGAVGFMGAGLTACGSDDDDDSPAKPTTPGKPTPEQPKPVDLNFKAVPVSTADTVVVPEGYQYAVLNRWGDPLFAGAPAFKADASNGGADQARQIGYNHDGMHFFPIDGTDSATGSSVEGLMVTNHEYTTPEYFYPVGVVPGNAQWNLDWVRKSQHAHGVSVLHIRLNNGKWEPVLDSPFNRSVNANVAMQLVGPAAGSRLVKTNADPSGTRCFGTFGNCGNGYTLWNTYLTCEENFTDYFGISNAAPASVNYPDTEYQRHMERYKGTGKTSSSSYRWDYFDDRFNWSIEPNEYNRCGWIVEIDPFDPNSTPKKLTALGRFKHENAAMTLADDKRVVVYMGDDQASEYIYKFVSDGKYDPARPALNRLLLDKGTLYVARFLDGAAQGDAMGVGEWIPLKLDTPALAGGTLGALFNQDMGELLVKTRQAADAVGATPMDRPEWITTHPVTREAYVTLTNNSSRGSGNDRYPGTKHPGPNDANPRANNVYGQIVRWREKSGDPASLSFEWDIFVLAGNPTLYPRTDLRSGSANVTAENTFNSPDGLAFDKRGLLWIETDGNYSNTGAYAGQGNNQMLVANTGSKEIRRFMTGPVGCEVTGLTWTPDLKYLFINIQHPGEGPSVTDAQNNPLIASKWPDGASATRPRPATVVIWKQDGTAVGS
- a CDS encoding helix-turn-helix domain-containing GNAT family N-acetyltransferase, yielding MSTDPSLVEDIRAASRSMVRELGFMQSTLAASGHSASAVHTLLEIDARGAMTAAQLAPFLGLDKSSISRMLAKLIEAGELEEAVAGDDARVKQLSLTRAGKRKVDQIHAYGRMQVNTAMARLNPSQRQAVAQGLGAYAQALQACRENDEAFRPGASNPITIHAGYQPGMIGRITEMHAAFYARHAGFGQFFESQVATGVAEFAGRLNQTGNHVWLALLNDRIVGSVAIDGQDLGNNHAHLRWFILDDGCRGSGVGRQLLAEAVAYCDRLGFAATRLWTFKGLDAARKLYESVGFQLVREEAGEQWGSTVTEQQFIRPAPLS
- a CDS encoding LysR family transcriptional regulator, with protein sequence MSHLDHLHTFIEAYRLSSFSRAAERLGMTQPAASLHIQALEAFVGKPLFLRRARGVTPTDAAHELARAVGPMLDGLQARLASYKLGGDLSGTLHIAGPADFIAARLADGLAPLMEQGLRIRVHTGNRERIYGLLGDASADLAVTASLPDERAHGYARLLTERFQLVLAPALAASLDKRALAAGLASLPLIAYDEDLPLVRPVWNAMFRLPPALQAAMTIPDLRIIQDLVIAGHGWSVLPDYLCAPALKAGRLAALAPRRAVAQRNDLYLVWNKGAMRNPRTVHARDAILRLFDST